A section of the Methanocaldococcus sp. FS406-22 genome encodes:
- a CDS encoding type II toxin-antitoxin system RelE/ParE family toxin — MEVSFKKSFIKDLKNLPKNIQEKIKKLVFEEIPNKNCLSEIPNVKKLKGADSYYRIRVGEYRIGFKYENGKIVFYRVLHRKQIYKKFP, encoded by the coding sequence ATGGAAGTATCTTTTAAAAAGTCTTTTATTAAAGATTTAAAGAATTTACCTAAAAACATCCAAGAAAAGATTAAAAAATTAGTTTTTGAAGAAATTCCAAATAAAAATTGTTTATCTGAAATTCCTAATGTAAAAAAGCTAAAAGGTGCAGATAGCTACTACCGAATTAGAGTTGGAGAGTATAGGATTGGTTTTAAATACGAAAATGGAAAGATTGTGTTTTATAGAGTTTTACATAGAAAACAAATTTACAAAAAATTTCCATAA
- a CDS encoding transcriptional regulator, with protein MREILISECIELLKAHKFIVSKPLGRSCFDMVASKEDIRLILKILKNIDSLSREQSKELKKISKILHGTPLIIGIRTRNAPMEHGVVYDRYNIKAVTFETFRDYLEGSPPVVYANRGGFFVKIDGKVLKEVREAMGISVGKLAEVAGVSRKAIYKYETQMANPSVDVAIKIEEFLDVPLVKGIDLFEPIDDEEVENKLENLEDFKKEAINFLNELGFNSFVVEKAPFDAVAEKDVDDNLNILLTNIEEKDSEEVKRKALFVRELSRLLDGYSLLILEEKEKEYRNLPVISIEELKKMDDALELIEHIKSMLRNIR; from the coding sequence ATGAGAGAGATTTTAATATCCGAATGTATAGAATTATTAAAGGCACATAAATTCATCGTCTCAAAGCCATTAGGAAGAAGTTGTTTTGATATGGTAGCAAGTAAAGAGGACATTAGATTAATTTTAAAAATTTTAAAGAATATTGACAGCTTAAGTAGAGAACAGTCAAAAGAATTAAAGAAGATTAGCAAAATATTACATGGAACTCCTCTAATAATTGGTATTAGGACAAGAAACGCCCCTATGGAGCATGGAGTTGTTTATGACAGATACAATATAAAGGCAGTAACCTTTGAAACGTTTAGGGATTATTTGGAAGGAAGCCCTCCAGTGGTTTATGCTAATAGAGGAGGATTCTTTGTAAAAATAGATGGAAAAGTCTTAAAGGAAGTTAGGGAGGCAATGGGGATCTCTGTAGGAAAATTAGCAGAGGTTGCTGGTGTCTCAAGAAAGGCAATCTATAAATATGAAACACAAATGGCAAATCCTTCAGTAGATGTAGCTATAAAAATTGAAGAGTTCTTAGATGTGCCGTTAGTTAAAGGTATTGATTTATTTGAACCAATTGATGATGAAGAGGTAGAAAACAAATTAGAAAATTTGGAAGATTTTAAGAAAGAGGCAATAAATTTTCTAAACGAGTTAGGGTTTAATTCATTTGTTGTTGAAAAAGCTCCATTTGATGCTGTGGCTGAGAAGGATGTAGATGACAATTTAAACATCCTATTAACAAATATTGAAGAGAAAGATAGTGAAGAGGTAAAGAGAAAGGCATTATTTGTTAGGGAGTTGTCAAGGCTTTTAGATGGCTACTCTTTGTTGATATTAGAGGAGAAGGAGAAGGAGTATAGAAATTTACCTGTTATTAGCATTGAAGAGTTAAAAAAGATGGATGATGCTCTTGAGTTAATAGAACATATAAAATCTATGTTAAGAAATATAAGATAA